One Loxodonta africana isolate mLoxAfr1 chromosome 4, mLoxAfr1.hap2, whole genome shotgun sequence genomic region harbors:
- the INHBE gene encoding inhibin beta E chain, whose protein sequence is MLCHIGPRAIGLNRRSNFHPNSRALNPGPSTRSMRLPDVPLQLVLLWALVWAQEAESVCPSCGSPTLAPQTERALVLELAKQQILEGLHLTSRPRITHPPPQAALTRALRRLQPGSVSPVNAEEVISFATITDSLASTCSSVLTFNLSTPRAHRLYHARLWLHVLPTLPGTLYLRIIRWNTRRRRRGSRTLLAEHQMNSPGWHALTLPSSGLRGEESGVLKLQLDCRPLEGNSTAVRPQQRFLDAQGDQRPFLELKIRTNEPGAGRARRRTPTCEPETPLCCRRDHYVDFQDLGWRDWILQPEGYQLNYCNGQCPLHLAGSPGIAASFHSAVFSLLKANNPWPSGTSCCVPTARRPLSLLYLDRNGNVVKTDVPDMVVEACGCS, encoded by the exons ATGCTGTGCCACATTGGCCCTCGTGCAATTGGACTCAACAGAAGGAGCAACTTCCATCCAAACTCCAGGGCTCTCAACCCAGGGCCATCCACCAGGAGCATGAGGCTCCCTGATGTCCCACTCCAGCTGGTGCTGCTGTGGGCACTGGTGTGGGCCCAGGAGGCAGAGTCTGTGTGTCCCTCCTGTGGAAGCCCCACACTGGCACCCCAAACAGAACGAGCTCTGGTCCTAGAGCTGGCCAAGCAGCAAATCTTGGAGGGGCTGCACTTGACCAGTCGTCCCAGAATAACCCACCCTCCACCCCAGGCAGCGCTGACCAGAGCGCTTCGGAGACTACagccaggaagtgtgagtccaGTAAATGCGGAGGAAGTCATCAGCTTTGCTACCATCACAG ACTCCTTGGCTTCAACCTGCAGCTCCGTGCTCACCTTCAACCTGTCCACTCCTCGGGCCCACCGCTTGTACCATGCCCGTCTCTGGCTGCATGTGCTCCCCACCCTTCCTGGCACCCTTTACTTGAGGATCATCCGGTGGAACACAAGGAGAAGGCGCCGAGGGTCCCGCACCCTACTGGCTGAGCACCAAATGAATAGCCCGGGCTGGCATGCCCTGACTCTGCCCTCTAGTGGCTTGAGGGGTGAGGAGTCAGGCGTCCTGAAACTCCAGCTGGATTGCAGACCCCTAGAGGGCAATAGCACAGCTGTTCGGCCACAGCAGCGGTTCCTGGATGCACAGGGTGACCAGCGGCCCTTCTTGGAACTTAAGATTCGGACCAATGAGCCTGGAGCAGGTCGAGCCAGGAGGAGGACCCCCACCTGTGAACCTGAGACCCCCTTATGTTGTAGGCGAGATCATTATGTAGACTTCCAAGATCTGGGATGGCGGGATTGGATCCTGCAGCCTGAGGGGTACCAGCTGAATTACTGCAATGGGCAGTGCCCCCTGCACCTGGCTGGCAGCCCAGGCATTGCTGCCTCTTTCCACTCTGCTGTCTTTAGCCTCCTCAAGGCCAATAACCCTTGGCCCTCGGGTACCTCCTGCTGCGTCCCCACTGCCCGAAGGCCTTTGTCCCTCCTATACCTTGACCGTAATGGCAACGTGGTCAAGACAGATGTGCCAGATATGGTGGTGGAGGCCTGTGGCTGCAGCTAG
- the GLI1 gene encoding zinc finger protein GLI1, with translation MFNSMTPPPVSSYGEPCCLRPLPNQGAPSMGTEGLSGMPFCHQANLMSSPHSYGSARETNNCTEAPLFPPPRSAVKLTKKRALSISPLSDASLDLQTVIRTSPSSLVAFINSRCASPGGSYGHLSIGTMSPSLGFPPQMNHQKGNSPSFGVQPCGAHDPTRGGMPHPQSRGPLPTCQLKSELDMLVGKCPEEPLEGDMSSPNSTGTQDPLLGMLDGREDLEREEKPEPESVYETDCRWDGCSQEFDSQEQLVHHINSEHIHGERKEFVCHWGGCSRELRPFKAQYMLVVHMRRHTGEKPHKCTFEGCRKSYSRLENLKTHLRSHTGEKPYMCEHEGCSKAFSNASDRAKHQNRTHSNEKPYVCKLPGCTKRYTDPSSLRKHVKTVHGPDAHVTKRHRGDGPLPRAPSLATVEPKRERDGGPIREESRLTVPEGAVKPQPSPGAQSSCSSDHSPAGSAANTDSGVEMAGNAGGSTEDLSSLDEGPCLAGTGLSTLRRLENLRLDQLHQLRPIGPRGLKLPSLTHIGTPVSRRLGPQVSLDRRSSSSSSISSAYTVSRRSSLASPFPPGSPPENGASSLPGLTPAQQYLFRARYASATGGSTPPTAAPSLDQVGRLPAPPWRSRVEYPGYNPNAGVTRRASDPARAADRPVPARVQRFKSLGCVHTSPTVAGAGRNFDPHISTSVYSPQPPSITENVTMDTRGLQEEPEVGASMMGSGLNPYMDFPPADTLGYRGPEGIAVEPYGARGPGSLPFGPGPPTNYSPSPCPQQVSYPDPTPETWSEFPSHSGLYPGPKPSGGAYRQCPRLEHYGQVQVKPEQGCPVGSDSIGLAPCLNAHPSEGPPHPEPPFSHYPQPPPPQYPQAVPYVQPPPDYSPSEPRPGLDFDSPPHSTGQLKAQLVCNYVQSQQELLWEGGSRGEPPIQEPPYQSPKFPGGSQVSPNPAKASMATYGPGFASNLAHHKSGSYPTPSQCHENFAMGANRPPHRAAAPPRFLPPLPTCYGPLKAGGSNPSCGHPEVGRLGVGPALYPPPEGQVCNPLDSLDLDNTQLDFVAILDEAQGLSPPSQDQGGSSEHTPPPSGPPNMAVGNMSVLLGSLPGETQFLNSSA, from the exons ATGTTCAACTCGATGACCCCACCGCCAGTCAGTAGCTATGGCGAACCCTGCTGTCTCCGGCCCCTCCCCAATCAGGGGGCCCCCAGCATGGGGACAGAAG GATTGTCTGGCATGCCCTTCTGCCACCAGGCCAACCTCATGTCCAGCCCCCACAGTTATGGGTCAGCCAGAGAGACCAACAACTGCACCGAGG CTCCGCTCTTTCCTCCTCCCCGGAGTGCAGTCAAGTTGACCAAGAAGCGGGCACTCTCCATCTCACCTCTGTCGGACGCCAGCCTGGACCTACAGACAGTTATCCGCACCTCGCCCAGTTCCCTCGTGGCCTTCATCAACTCTCGCTGCGCATCTCCAGGGGGGTCCTATGGCCACCTCTCTATCGGCACCATGAG CCCATCTCTGGGATTTCCACCCCAGATGAATCACCAAAAAGGGAACTCGCCTTCCTTTGGGGTCCAGCCCTGTGGTGCCCATGATCCCACTCGGGGCGGAATGCCACATCCTCAGTCTCGGGGACCCCTCCCAACCTGCCAG CTGAAGTCTGAGCTGGACATGCTGGTTGGCAAGTGCCCGGAGGAGCCCTTGGAAGGTGATATGTCCAGCCCCAACTCCACAGGCACACAG GATCCCCTGCTGGGAATGCTGGATGGGCGGGAGGACCTGGAGAGAGAGGAGAAGCCTGAGCCTGAATCTGTGTATGAGACTGACTGCCGCTGGGATGGCTGTAGCCAGGAATTTGACTCCCAGGAACAGCTGGTGCAC CACATCAACAGCGAGCACATCCATGGGGAGCGGAAGGAATTCGTGTGCCACTGGGGAGGCTGCTCCAGGGAGCTGAGGCCCTTCAAAGCCCAGTACATGCTGGTGGTGCACATGCGCAGACACACAGGCGAGAAGCCACACAAGTGCACG TTCGAAGGGTGCCGGAAGTCATACTCCCGCCTCGAAAACCTAAAGACACACCTGAGGTCGCACACGGGTGAGAAGCCATACATGTGTGAGCACGAGGGCTGCAGCAAAGCCTTCAGCAATGCCAGCGACCGAGCTAAGCACCAGAACCGAACCCACTCCAATGAA AAGCCGTATGTGTGTAAGCTCCCTGGCTGCACCAAACGCTACACAGATCCCAGCTCGCTCCGAAAACATGTCAAGACAGTGCATGGTCCTGATGCCCATGTGACCAAGCGGCACCGAGGGGATGGCCCTCTGCCCCGGGCACCGTCCCTTGCCACAGTGGAGCCCAAAAGGGAGCGAGATGGAGGCCCCATCAGGGAGGAGAGCAGACTGACTGTGCCAGAGGGTGCCGTG AAGCCACAGCCAAGCCCTGGGGCCCAGTCATCCTGCAGCAGTGACCACTCTCCAGCAGGCAGTGCAGCCAATACAGACAGCGGTGTGGAAATGGCTGGCAATGCCGGGGGCAGCACTGAGGACCTGTCCAGCTTGGATGAGGGGCCTTGCCTTGCTGGCACTGGTCTGTCCACCCTTCGTCGCCTTGAGAATCTCAGGCTGGACCAGTTGCATCAGCTCCGCCCAATAGGGCCCCGTGGCCTCAAACTGCCCAGTTTGACTCACATCG GTACCCCTGTGTCCCGCCGTCTGGGCCCCCAGGTCTCTCTTGACCGCCGAAGCAGCAGCTCTAGCAGCATCAGCTCAGCCTACACTGTCAGCCGCCGCTCCTCCCTGGCCTCCCCTTTCCCTCCTGGCTCCCCACCAGAGAATGGGGCATCCTCGCTGCCTGGCCTCACACCTGCTCAGCAATACCTGTTCCGGGCAAGGTATGCTTCGGCCACAGGGGGCAGCACCCCACCCACTGCAGCACCCAGCCTGGATCAGGTGGGGCGTCTTCCTGCACCTCCTTGGAGAAGCCGAGTGGAGTATCCTGGATACAACCCCAATGCAGGGGTCACCCGGAGGGCCAGTGACCCAGCCCGGGCTGCTGATCGCCCTGTTCCAGCCAGAGTCCAACGGTTCAAGAGCCTGGGCTGTGTCCACACATCCCCCACTGTGGCAGGGGCAGGACGGAACTTTGATCCCCACATCTCAACCTCTGTCTATTCACCACAGCCCCCCAGCATCACTGAGAATGTCACCATGGATACTAGAGGGCTACAGGAAGAACCAGAGGTTGGGGCCTCAATGATGGGCAGTGGTCTGAACCCCTATATGGACTTCCCACCTGCTGACACTCTGGGATACCGGGGACCGGAGGGAATAGCAGTTGAGCCTTATGGAGCTAGGGGTCCAGGATCCCTACCTTTTGGGCCTGGTCCACCCACCAACTATAGCCCTAGCCCCTGCCCCCAACAGGTCTCCTATCCTGACCCCACCCCAGAAACATGGAGTGAGTTCCCCTCCCACTCTGGGCTATACCCAGGCCCCAAGCCTTCAGGTGGAGCCTACAGACAATGTCCTCGACTTGAACATTATGGACAAGTGCAGGTCAAGCCAGAACAGGGGTGCCCAGTGGGTTCTGACTCTATAGGACTGGCACCCTGCCTCAATGCCCACCCCAGTGAGGGGCCCCCACACCCAGAGCCCCCATTCTCCCATTACCCCCAGCCCCCCCCTCCCCAGTATCCCCAAGCAGTCCCCTATGTCCAGCCACCTCCTGATTACTCTCCTTCAGAACCCAGGCCTGGCCTGGACTTTGACTCCCCTCCTCACTCCACAGGACAACTCAAGGCTCAGCTTGTGTGTAATTACGTTCAGTCTCAACAGGAGCTGCTGTGGGAGGGTGGCAGCAGGGGAGAGCCCCCCATCCAGGAACCTCCCTACCAGAGCCCCAAGTTTCCAGGGGGTTCTCAGGTTAGCCCGAACCCTGCCAAAGCCTCCATGGCTACATATGGACCTGGCTTTGCATCCAATTTAGCCCATCACAAGTCAGGGTCCTATCCTACCCCTTCACAATGCCATGAAAATTTTGCGATGGGGGCAAACAGGCCTCCCCATAGGGCAGCGGCACCACCCCGATTTCTCCCACCATTGCCCACTTGCTATGGGCCCCTCAAGGCAGGGGGCTCTAACCCGAGCTGTGGCCATCCTGAGGTGGGCAGGCTGGGAGTGGGTCCTGCCTTATACCCTCCTCCAGAAGGACAGGTGTGTAACCCCCTGGATTCTCTTGACCTTGACAACACTCAGCTGGACTTTGTGGCTATTCTGGATGAGGCCCAGGGGCTGAGTCCTCCATCCCAAGATCAGGGGGGCAGCTCTGAACATACCCCACCTCCCTCTGGGCCTCCCAACATGGCTGTGGGCAACATGAGTGTCTTACTGGGATCCCTGCCTGGGGAGACTCAATTCCTCAACTCTAGTGCCTAA